From the Triticum urartu cultivar G1812 chromosome 4, Tu2.1, whole genome shotgun sequence genome, the window ATAATCATTATTTTGATTTATTTCTGCAGCATTATACTGTAGAACTGAAGGGCAATAATATAGATCTAACAGAAGATGGAGTTACTTATGCTGAGATGATTCTTGGGACCAATGATCTGTGGGATGAGAATGATCCGTGGGCAAGGTGCCATCACTgtatttcttttctagcttttgTCTGCAAGGTGCCATCACTGTTTATTTATTTTGTAGCTTTCTGATCGGTGTAGTTATTCTGCTCTATGGATTTATTGACAGTCAACTCAGCATTTAATATACAGTTCTGTTCAAGTATTAAAATTGCCACGGGAGAGATGGCAACAACTGTGCCCATGAATTAGCCAAGCAAACCCAGATTAGTGGTAGGGGGGCTGTCTATATGGGCCAACTACCACGGGATTTGGCACTGCTGGTGCTATCTGATTGTAATGACCGTGATGATATTTTAATATAAATGCAATCTTTCTCCTCATTTTTTTTGCCTATCAGCAACCCAGAAACATCACAGTTCTTCCATGGTAGTCTTTCCATTTGGTTGCTTGTCACTTGTGCACGTTCTTTCCCCCTTTCACTGTATATCCAAATGGTTGTTTAGAATTAGTGTTACATTATGCAACCGCATGTGAGGTGCGACCAACTTACTAGCAACTTCGACATGCGACATGACTCTGACCCTAAACTTGTTGAGTGCTTCAGATTTGTGACGAATGCATTGAAGGCCAAAGAGTTCTACCGCAGGGATGTACAGTACATTGTCAGGAATGGAAAAGCTCTCATAATTAACGAGGTACTACTATATCAATTTCAAAATTGCTTATTTGCCATATAGGGTGACTTAGTTCATTTCTTTTTAAATAGTAGACTGAAACGGACGTTCCATGTTTTATTTGAGATCCAAAACCTTTTTTCTGTTGATAATTATACAAGTAAGCTTATGGTCAGCTTCACAGCAGTTTGTTTTTGCTACAACATATCTTCTGTCAGTGCACTAGTCAATCATAATCCTTGATTACTAACCCCACCCCACCTACTGACTCCTTGAAAACCCGATAGAACATAGGAACATATGGTAGTCCTCTTCTTAGCTTCAGTTCACAATTTCAGTGGATCATGCTATCCTTGAAACCAGATAGAACATCGAAAAATATGGCATTCCTTACTTGGCTTCAGTCCACTAGCTATTAAATGGATCCAGTGCATGCTATTCTGTTTTGGGGTAAACTATGTAAGGCTATTACCATGGTCACATGAAGCTGAAATacgatgtactccctccgtccggaaatacttgtcagaggaatggatgtatctagacatattttagttttAGATGCATCCATTTGCATCCATTTTTgcgacaagtattttcggacggagggagtactcaATTTTTCCCGTGTTTAATAAATCATTTTTGCACCTGACTAAGGTCCATTCTTTTTATCATTCTGATCCTGCTGGGTTGCACTATTTCAATTTAGGGCCTGTTCGGATCTCCTCCAACTTCACAAAACTCCTCAAATCCAGCTTCTCTTCTCGTCTTCTCACTTCACGCAGCGATCTCGTTCCGTTCGGCAGCTAAATCAGCTTCCCATCGCGATTTTGGGCTGGGAGCAGTTGTTGGGCTGTCTAGGACCATATTGGGCCGGCTAGAACAAGCCCAAACGCCTGGCGAGGGGAGATATTCCTAGCGATGCGTGGCTCTTGAGGGCTGAATCGTTTTCTTTTGCGTGGCTGAGCGAACCGTTATGTTTGGCGGTGGCATTTCAGCTGTAATATGGGGGAACTCCAGATTCTGGTTTTGGTGGAGCTGGGTCTTCCTCGCTCCAGATTTTTACACTACAATCGATCGCTACTTCTCGAAGCTAGCTTCTGGCGGATATTTTGTTCGGCTTGGCTCCGCTCCAGAATTTGGTGAAGTGTGGAGCGGGAGGAGGTCCGAACAGTGCAAAGTTCTTCATGATCCTATATTTGACACTGCCTATTAGTCCATTCAATTGCACATTGGCATATTTGGGAAGACTTTGTTCTGAAACTATATTCCTAATTTTTTTTCCTCCAGCTTACTGGTCGAGTCGAACCCAAAAGGAGGTGGTCCGATGGTATTCATCAAGCAGTAGAAGCAAAAGAAGGCCTCAAAATCCAGGCAATCATTGACTTGCCCATTGTCAATTTGTACATATGAACTAATATAATTTTTCTTTTATTAGTCTTGTCATTGTTTGCGAAAGTGTTTGACAGTTTCTTGTATGCAATGCTAATTGCAATTCATCAGGCAGACTCAGTAATTGTGGCTCAGATTACGTATCAGTCTCTGTTTAAGCTTTATCCTAAGCTTTCCGGGATGACAGGTACTGCTAAGACAGAGGTACGATATCTACTTGGCCACTTCCTGGATAGTTTCTATGTTCATATTATTTATGCTCCGTTAATATTATCATATACTGGTTCTGCAGGAAAAGGAATTTCTGAAGATGTTTAAGATGCCAGTTATTGAGGTGCCCACGAATCTGCCAAATATACGGGTGGACTTACCTATCCAAGCTTTTGCGGTAAGGCTTCTGAGAAGTGAGATCATACCCAGTATTTTCCTTTGTTTATGATGACAAAACATTTGATGTCTACTATTACGTTTTGTAGACTTTAAGGGGTAAATGGCAATATGTCCGGGAAGAGGTAGAGTCTATGTTTCAATTGGGCCGTCCTGTTTTGGTTGGAACTACCAGGTATATTTTCCTTGCAACCTAGAAGAAATGCACTGCATTGCATATTACCAAACATAATACTCCCTCTATTCCCAGAAGGAGGGCGTGACATTTTCTGTGCAAAGAACAAGGTCCAAGGCAGCCTCGTGCTTAGCAAATTTGCCGATAGCCGGACATTTTTGCCCCCGGTAAATCGCCATTCGTTTGAGAACTTAATAGCACGCTGTGAACACCCGTAATCTTCTCATGAGTCGGGCTGCAACTAGGTCTCCCTGTTGTGTTTATTAGCAGAGTCAGGCATGCAAACATCCCCGCACGGGCTCGCTTTCCCCCTCCCGTGCGCTTGCCACACCATGCAAACAGATTCACACGCCCGTAATTTTGAGAGGAATTTCAGTTTCTGCAACTCTCGTACAGATACCCACTCCTCGTGAACACATCACTCCCAGCACCCCACCCCCTTCGATCAATCCGCGCGCGTCCATGTTGCTGGTATCACTGAATGAGGAGAAGCTGCACAGGTACGgactaagagcaactccaatagCTCCATATCCTTTAAAAAAAACTACAGTTTACGAGAAGTTGAGGCAAAAAAAGGCCCCTCCAACAGCTCCCTTAAACCCGATTTTTTACGGGATCCCGTATAATTGCGCCCAACTTCCCTCACGTTTATGGGAAGATGACCTTCCTGTATAATTTTGGCAGGCAGGAAACTGCCTGAAACTTCACGAGTGGAACGCCGGGCTGCCGCGGCGCCGGCCATCACCTCCGACGTCGGTGCACCACCGCTAGCTCCTATCCAGTCGCTGGACCCCACCGCCTCCGCGCCCGCACCCGTTGGCACCGCCGATTGCCGCCCTTCTCCACCGTGACCGGCCACCGTCGCTCCTCTCCTCCTCCGCCACCAGCTCGCCGTTCAGGCCACAACCACCGCGGCCAACGCCATGTCCGCTCCTGCACGACCAGCAGCCAACGTCTCCATGTTCGGCCGACCCCGCTGCTGTCGCGCTTCCCATGTCCCGCACCACTCTGGCGCTGTCGCCACGCCCCCCATCACcgtgtcactgacatgcgggcccagcTCTGTTTAATGGGAAACAGGAAAAAAAAGATTTTAGGGGAAGAAATTCTACAGGAACTGAGAAAAGTTGGTGTTAGACAACTTCCCCTAAATTTTACGGTCACCCCATAAAACGACTTTTACAGGAAGTTTTTTACAGGAGCTATTGGAGTTGCTCTAAACAGTGGAGAGATGCCAGTAGCATATTGTCACTGGGAGCAGCGATGCTGAAAACAGAGGTTCCTGCTGAAGTGCCTGTGGGCCTGATGGCAAAGCGGCATGCTTTGCTTGTGTCGCTTTATGCTGACGCCATTTTTCCCAAAGTGTCCTGCGTGTCAATCATTGTGCCATTGTGTTGTTAGTCGGCCATTATCTTGACACTGTCGGCCTCTATCAAAGCTAGCAACTTTCGCAGCAAAAGTCATTGTGTAATTGTCTGCTTGGGTATGGACCGGGCCTGATCGAGGTGTCCTTGAATCAAGTAGGCTGGGAGCACCATAGGGGCAGGGAGAAATAATCTATTATCTCAGGAACTTGGGTTTATTTTTTGCTTGCTTAGTAATGGTAATGATGCTCTCCTTATGAAGTGGACACGTAACAATACAGATATAATCAATCGCAATAATAACCTATCTAAACTGTACTCTGTTACAAAATGTAGGGTGCATTTTAACTATCCAATCCATGCTTTGACTAACAATTAAGCCAACAATGCATTAGGTATGTTATATAAACTTGATAACATTGGATTTGTATTAGAAAAAAACACTTTCTTGTGATTGTGATTCTGTAGCTATCAATAAAATAGTGTACagaatttacggtcaaagttcaAAATTGATCAGTCAACATACGACCCTACATTTTGCAGAGGGAGTGGATAGGATACCAATCAATGAATCTTTTTCATAGGAACAAaaatattcatgaaaacatattACTTGTCTGGGAGGAAAATCTGTCTAAATCTTCGATGGGGGCTGTCGCTATAATTACCTCGCCCGTTGGTACCATTCATGGGCATGGACACTTGATTTTACAGTAATTTCTGCATGTGGTATGTTTgtggcatttggaattaatggCATATATACCTGTTGCAGTGTTGAGAGTTCAGAATACCTGTCGGATCTTCTTAAGTCTCGTAATATTCCTCACAATGTACTTAATGCAAGACCAAAGGTATGTATGTAAACTCCTGATTTAGTTTAACTTATTCTTCCATGTTTGGAGCTAATCGAATCGTTCTCGGCAGTATGCTGCGAGAGAAGCTGAGATAATTGCACAAGCTGGAAGGAAACATGCAATTACAATTTCAACGAACATGGCAGGCAGAGGGACAGACATCATTTTAGGTGGCAACCCTAAGGTTAGTATTTAATCTCTTCTCCTTTTTTTGGGTATTTAATCTCATCTCTTGATAGCTCTCTTCGTGTATATATATGTGAAAGCAGAAAGCTAGCAGAGACTTTTCTCTCCAGGGCTTGATCAGTTCATTTTTCTGTTCTTGGTAGATGCTTGCAAAAGAAATCGTAGAAGACAATGTACTTCCATTTCTGTCGCACGACACCCCAGATGTCGAAACTGAGGGGGAGTCCACATCCCACAAGGTGAttatttttgtgattttttagCCATCCTAAGACTCCAAAGGTGTTTCTCACTGTCACCTTTCGTTTTTTGGCAGGGTCTTTCCAAGATAAAACTCGGGCCATCGTCACTAGCTCTGCTTGCCAAAGCTGCAATCATGGGTTAGTAATAAGTGTTGGACTATCAGTGGTTGTATGTTCTATAACCTGTAACGAGGTTTTTTATTGCGTGGCTCACTCCCCCATGTATTCTTGTAGCAAAATATGTTCACAAAAGTGAGAGCAATGAATGGTCTTTTCAGAAGGCAAAATCCACTATTATGGAGTCAATTGAAATGAGTAATACAATTGGGTTGGAAAAACTACAAGAGTGTGTGGCTGAAGTGACTGAGATGTACCCTCTTTGTGATGCAATAGCACTTGCTTATGCCACTGTTCTAAAGGATTGCGAAATTCATTGTTTTGACGAGGGTGCTGAGGTGAAGACATTAGGTGGGCTTCATGTAATAGGAACTTCTTTGCATGAGTCGCGCCGAATTGATAACCAAGTAAGACACTCTTGATGCTGCAGGGTACACTCTGTTAGGCATGATGCTTAGGCTTGTTTGTCAGATGTGATTTGAAACTAAGTAAGTTTTAGCTACCAGGTCTTTGGGGGAAATAATTTCAATAAGCTGCTTAACGTGGGCACATAAATGTAGAATCAACTGGCATTAAATTACAAACAGAATCTATTAAGTTCTGTCTTATTCCGTTCTGTTAATTACATACATTTTACTGTAAATAAATTCAATTTTCATTTTATTTGTGCGCTGTTTCTATCTCTTTCATGGCTGCCAGAGTTCTTCAAAAGCATCACATGCAAACTTTGTGCTTTTGATGCAATATGTTGTCTGTCTTATTGAATTAGTGGATTTTGTCAATTCTTTGAATAAAAACTTGCTGAGAATATAGTTCTGTGTGATGAAATTTGTACTGCCACAGTTGCATAAAATCTGCAAGTTTTTTTCCGCAGTTACGTGGTAGAGCTGGCAGACAAGGTGATCCTGGTTCCACACGGTTTATGGTGAGGTATGTCTGTTCCTGAACAAAAAACACTTGTGTAACACTAAACTATTGTAGCTATTGTAGCATCTGATGATCCTTTTGCTTGCCAAATCTAACTGTCTCTAACTTTGGTCAACTAGCTTACAAGATGAAATGTTCCGGAAGTTTAATTTGGACACAGAATGGGCCGTGAGACTTATATCAAGGATAACAAATGGCGAAGACATAGCGATCGAGAGCAATGCTGTTGTAAAACAGGTCAGATTACATTTGTTGATGTGCTAAACATCGATACCTTTAGTTTTGGGATCACAGTGTATTGTCTTGTACTCTTGTTTACATGCATTACTTCTCAAAATGCAGCTTCTAGGCCTTCAAATCAATGCAGAGAAGTATTATTTTGGCATAAGGAAAAACCTTGTTGAGTTTGATGAAGTCTTGGAGGTATATAATTTCTCTCGGCCGCTATACTTCTATACTGTTGTTTCATTCCCTGACCGTTATGCTAAATTCCagctattttttttgttttgttttttatAAAGTTTTAGTGGTCACCACAGAATATAGTTCATATTAAGGCCCTTTGATTCATTTAAACCATTATGTTTGTATCTAAATGAAAAAGGTTACTGTTTCTATTGTTCTTAGTTCTTAGTGCCGCAGCTTAATTTTCATACACGTGAGGGTTTAAATACTGAATTGGTTAATGTAATTTCTCCATTTCTTGAATTCCCTTGTTCATGGAGTATCATTCATATTTATAGGTCCAAAGAAAGCACATCTATAGCCTTAGGCAGGTGATATTATCAGGTGACTCTGAAAGCTGCAGTGAACAAATTTTCCAGTAAGTTTGGCATCCTTAATTTGAAATTTATTTAATAAAAAAATTTCAAATGAGAGGTAACGGACATATTCTAAGATACAACATTATTTTAGATAATATCTTAAGAGTAGAAATAATACATTATTGCTTATGCGGATTTAGGGTAACTTGTCAGAAGCATATTATCAAGTAGTAGATGATATGCTGATATTTAATTGTGAGTTTTTAGGAGTTCAGGATTTATTTATCATGCTTGTACTCTGTTCCGTCCTTGTTGCtaccttgtgtgtgtgtgtgtgcgcggtGTGAACCTGATGGATTTGTGCTCTGGtggtttgctttatttataaagcggggcgaaagcctttttcggtactTATCATGCTTGTACTCCTGTGAACATGACATGCATTGATGCTCGAGCACTGCCCTGATAGGTCATAATTTCTTTGCTTGCATGCTCGCTTTTGTCTTAATTGTGAGTTTTTAGGAGTTCAGGAAATATTGATCTTGTTCAGAATGTTCACCTTTTACTTCATCATTATCACTAGCCAGCTATCTATTCCTCTTTATACAAAATGATTCAGTTTTTAAACTTAAATCATTTATCTCTGAAATTTTTTACCCCACCAATTACATGCCTTCAATTGAAATGCTACTAGGTACATGCAAGCTGTAGTTGATGAAATTATTCTGGGAAATGTTGATCCCCAGAAGGTACTTTATCTTGCCCTGCTTTTTATATATCATTTTTAGAATTTCCTTTTGGTGTGCTATATGTCAGCTGTTCTGATTGCATTTCATTTCAGCCACCTAAAACGTGGGATTTGGCAAAGCTTTTGGATGAGTTTGCCAGTCTAGGCGGAAATTTGCTGACAGGTAATAAGCCTAAATATATAGTGAATTCATGTTCTTATGCAGTTAATTCTTCTGACTTTGAGATACTCTGCAGAAACATTCAAGGAGACCCAAGAGGAAGACCTACAATCATCACTTGAGCAAATACTTAGATATGGCTCTGTGGAGGTCGACAATTTTGTTCTCCCAAACATGCCAGTGCCACCTAATTCATTCAGGGGAATTCGTAAGAAAACATCTTCAGCAATGCGATGGTTTGCCATGTGTGTTGATGATACAACAAAGTAAGTTGTGATATAATCCCATATATGTTTTTCTTCAACATGGAGTTACACATTCGCCTCAGGTATTCATTGTTTCTCTATACTTCATCTATGTGATAAAAATCCAGGAAAGGGAGATATACAAACATTATCAATCTTCTTCGGAAATATTTTGGGGATTTTCTAATAGCTACCTACCTGGAAGTGCTGCAAGAGTCCCGTTATCATGATGCGTACATTAGGGGAATTGAGGTTTGCTTCTCTTacgaatatatttgtgttctgtGTGGAGGTCAAGGTCATATTCTTTCTTGGGTACTTTGCAAGTGATGTTGCAATGTGCATAGCATTTACTCTGTTCTTATTTCAAGTTCCCATTCATTTTTATCCTGTGAAATTCTGTTTGTGAAAGCATATTATTTACCAACTAGCATAAGATTATAGTTAAAAATAAAGGATCTTGATTGTGGCCTCGTGGGAATGCATAATGGATGTAACTTCGGCATTACTTGACAAGTTATATGTTTCGTCACGACCATTTTATCTTTCTCTCAAGTCAACGCGTATTCTTATGTAATCATGCAACTCTGTTGAATTGAAGAGGGAAGCACTTCTGAAGACACTCGATATGTTGTGGAAGGACCATTTAGTTAACATGAACAAGCTTAGTTCTGCGGTAATTTCAATCTTTCCCTTTAGACTCCTTGATCACCAGTTTTCTGTCATTGACTCAGATTTTATAACTTTTTACTAGGTGAATGTCCGGAGCTTTGGGCACAGAAATCCTTTGGAGGAGTATAAGATTGATGGCTGTCGGTTCTTCATCTCAATGTTGAGTGCCACACGACGATTGACAGTTGAAGCCCTACTCAGTTACTGGTCATCTCCAATGGAATCTGAAGAGATCTTCAACACTGCGGATCAATAGCAGAGTAACATCACATCTGATGAATCTTTTTTCCAAAAGAGACTGCACACCCAGATACTTCTGATCCATGGCCAGTGCAATCTCATATTGTTGGAAGGTGTTTCCTGTCTAGATTGCTGGCTTGGTTCCTCATCAGTGGGGAAGTCTCTTAACACAGGCTTGATTGGGATGGCAGCCAGGTGACATTAGACTTTCTGCTTTCGTATGGATGGCCTCCCCCCGGAGTCTTAGATATAGGTTAGAAGACAATAGACATTAACCACTATCTAGCACGAGTAGATTACTCCAGCAATGAGTTAACTCTGTAGAAAACGCAACTTGATATAGATGAAGTGCAGACAGGGGATGTATATTACATAACTGGATCCAGGTGATGACGCACACATGAAGTGCTCATCAGTTTTTGCCCGTGACAATCAGAGCTTTATTATATGTTACAACTCCCAGGTAAAATACAGATTCGCGCACATTGTGTTGTCGTATCACACATATATTTCTGTCCAGTCTGTACTATTTTGTGAGTGAAACCTTTACCAAACAACTCATGTAGTGACACACTAGGCCTAAGGCCTCTCACTTGGCTATCATCTCTTGTCAAGTATGAATTGCATGCATGCGGGGTATCTGGCTTGTGGACACGGAACTCTTGAGGCTGTCCTAATGGGCAGGCAGCATTTGACATTTTGTCAAGTCGCTGCTTTCGATGATGATGACAAGGCAATCAAACCGAACCCACGGCAAATATTTCAACTCTCCAGATACTTTGCATGATAGAATCACTGTCAACATTAGTATATCGGCATGAGCTATTTGCGCATTGGCTACCCCCGAGGGTATTCGGCTTCCTTACATTCCGCATATTCCCTCTGGCATTCTATATTGCAAGTGTTGCGCGAGCAAGTATGAAGGTGGTTGGCACGAGTGACGCCGCATGATGGTAACGCAACGTGTCACGGGATCACGTATACGCAGCTACGCTGTCTTCTCTACTTTGGATCTTCCCGGCGTAGCTATCAGGCATGTGTTCATTTCACATAGAAAAAAGCAGTAGCAGAGTAGAGTACATATTTTCTTACCTTACACGCGTTTCATTCATTCGCGTGGGCGGCCTCTTCTCTTCCCCTTTTCCAGCATCGCTCTCAGGACGCGAGATGATCTCACGCCCTCGAGAATGCGTGTGACGTCAGAGGTGACGCGCGCGTGCGCCTCCCCTGTTGCGTGCGCCTCGTCTCAGTAACGGCTGGGTGTCATCCAACTTTATTTTCGATTTTTCTTTCTAGGATGGGATATTGGGATGGAATGAATGGGGTGATCCTGTCGCGTGTCATTCGTGTTGGATGGCAAGTGCCACTCATCTGTCCATCTGAATCTGACCAGCTATATCAGAGTAGTAGCGGCTGGGGGCAAATTTGACAAATTTAATCTGTGAACAAAATCAAATCACAAAATGAACTGCTCGTGAAACTATTTTCACGCGGCTGATCTTTTTGTGTGACGCCCGATACGAAGGCGTCACACTACATTGTGCAACGCCTCACAGATAGGCGCTACACGCCTGGCCAACGTTGCATCCCAAACTGCCTAAAAATTGCTAAGTCATTGTGCAGAGTCTATGAGCTAGGCGCTGCACTGTATAGTGTGGCGCCTAGCTCTCAGACGCTGCACTAGCTAGGCGCCACACTATACAGTGTGACGCCTAGCTCTCAGGCGCTGCACACTGACTTAGTAATTTTCGGATCACATGGGTGCGACGCTGGCCAGGCGTGTAGCGTCTATCTGCGAGGCGTTGCACAGTGTAGTGTGACGCCTTCGTGTCGGGCGTCACACAAAAAGGTCAGCCGCGTGAAATAGTTTCACGAACAGTTTATTCTGTGATTTGATTTTGTTCATAGGTCAAATTTGTCAATTTTGCCGCGGCTGGGTTACCATGCCGTCAGGGAATTTATTGCACCCACAATATATGTGTGGTCTGTGGTGTTGCAGCCACAGAGCATGGTGAAGAATCTGCACCGCAGTGGACTTGGACCGAGACCGGCCTGATCGATCGTGTCCTGGCGATGGGGCACAcgactgctactgtactactccTATATATCATCAGACCCATCATCACTCGTGCCGCCTAGTACAGTGTACTCGTAGTATGTTTTATCATTCAAATAAATAATACGGCATACACTTATTCTCGGGCCACTCGGCCACGAATGAGTTCACTTCTATATACAGTATGCACATAGCCCGCGATCATGTGTGCCCCACCCGCAAaagaaatgaaaaagaaagatcTTGGTTTGAATTTTCCACGTCGACTTATCTTGTGGTCTTCGCCGAGGCTGGCGCATCAGTAGCTGCTGAACGAAGACCACGACCGCATACATATGGTCAAATACTTTGACATTCCCCCACGACTAGTAGTTTCCCCTTGCTCAACTCAACTGAAGTGAACTGGGCATTTACGTTAGGCTCTGGTTTAATCCTTCTTCTCTTCTTTATTTAGAGAAGAATGGTGTTTTTATTTGAGATATACAGGAGATACATAGATGTTGACGCAAATGCATATACACTCATTTATTGCAAACGCATGCATGAATATCCTATCACTCGTCCATGAATGATATCGACAAAGTCACCACAGATACCTCGCTATCGATAAGAATGTCGCCTCCCACTGAAAAAATAAACCGCTTTAGCTTTAGGAGACACACATATGTCAAACATGAAGTTTGATCCCTGGTGGGCTGGGGGTACAACCACcttcctaaccatccaaccacatgttgaaAGAGTACTCCTACTTTGTGAAAACCCTACTTCAAAATATCATGGTCAATTGGAGAACTACCTCGTAGTGAGTATAGCTACAAGTACCAAGAAAACACTTCGTCCCTCCCATCGCTCCCGCTAGCGGCAGGAGGGAACCTAGCCGCCGTCGCCTAGCTCTCCCCTCCTCCATCGCATCTCCTCGCCGTTGCCGGTTCGCGTCATCGGGCGAGTCTGACCAACTTGGGCGACGGCAGGGCCCCTTCTTCCTTCTGCGGGGATGAGGTGGCATGGGCACAACATTGTGTGGGGCTCTGCGGCGTGACGGCGACCACACTACAGTAATGGCGGTGGCAGGTGGCGGCGATGAGGAGGCTGCGTGATGGTGGTGTGGGACTGGTGGCGACGACTACACGTATCTAGTGGTTGTGCTCCTGCAAGCAACGCGGGGTGACGGTTGTGGCCTCCTTTCTTATGGGTTCAAGCTGGCGGCACACGGGGCTAGGCGGGTGCCGACCATGGTGCCTGTTGCACGCGCGTAGGCAGTGACTCTGGCCTTGGGCTCGCGCTAAGGGCATGGCCAATGCATAGCCCCAGGGTGATGCCTCACATGCCATGTAGGATCAGATAACAGAAAAAGTAGGTTCGGATGGGGAAGCAGGATCCTCTTCAGGAGGCGGGTGCTTAGAGAGAAAAAGTGTGGTCCGGTGCATAAAGTTGAAGTGGAGAGGAGGGATGCATGTGTAGTGAGAGTCATTTTCTATTCTTTGATGAGATCCACTAATAGTAGCTTGCATTGGAGAGAAAAAATCAACACATATGCCTCAAATTACTTTTTGTCATGAGGCACCTGTATTCATATGCCACCATTGTACGTGCCCTAAGGGCGTGTCGGATCTAGGCTCTGGGTGAGTCAGGGATTTAGTTCCGGATAGGTGAGGTTGGGCCCAGCCCGGGTGGTGCACATGGGCGGTTAGGTGCTTCTTTGTCCCTCTTGACGCTTCCCCGGGCAAAAGGAGGGAACCCTAGCTG encodes:
- the LOC125550857 gene encoding protein translocase subunit SECA2, chloroplastic isoform X1; amino-acid sequence: MAASLSSPPSFHLLPAPAPRLFPNPTATPRAKRKSNCRKPRPLSCSAATSPSPSASLTATAGAAKAGSWRDLCSLNAWVVGDYYRLVSAVNALEPPLRRLSDEQLKGKTAEFRARLGRGETLADVQAEAFSVVREAARRTLGMRHFDVQIVGGAVLHDGCIAEMKTGEGKTLVSTLAAYLNALTGDGVHVVTVNDYLAQRDAEWMGRVHRFLGLTVGLIQAGMKSDERRANYMCDITYTNNSELGFDYLRDNLSRKKEQLVMRWPRPFHFSIVDEVDSVLIDEGRNPLLISGEDNREAARYPVAAKVADLLMEGAHYTVELKGNNIDLTEDGVTYAEMILGTNDLWDENDPWARFVTNALKAKEFYRRDVQYIVRNGKALIINELTGRVEPKRRWSDGIHQAVEAKEGLKIQADSVIVAQITYQSLFKLYPKLSGMTGTAKTEEKEFLKMFKMPVIEVPTNLPNIRVDLPIQAFATLRGKWQYVREEVESMFQLGRPVLVGTTSVESSEYLSDLLKSRNIPHNVLNARPKYAAREAEIIAQAGRKHAITISTNMAGRGTDIILGGNPKMLAKEIVEDNVLPFLSHDTPDVETEGESTSHKGLSKIKLGPSSLALLAKAAIMAKYVHKSESNEWSFQKAKSTIMESIEMSNTIGLEKLQECVAEVTEMYPLCDAIALAYATVLKDCEIHCFDEGAEVKTLGGLHVIGTSLHESRRIDNQLRGRAGRQGDPGSTRFMVSLQDEMFRKFNLDTEWAVRLISRITNGEDIAIESNAVVKQLLGLQINAEKYYFGIRKNLVEFDEVLEVQRKHIYSLRQVILSGDSESCSEQIFQYMQAVVDEIILGNVDPQKPPKTWDLAKLLDEFASLGGNLLTETFKETQEEDLQSSLEQILRYGSVEVDNFVLPNMPVPPNSFRGIRKKTSSAMRWFAMCVDDTTKKGRYTNIINLLRKYFGDFLIATYLEVLQESRYHDAYIRGIEREALLKTLDMLWKDHLVNMNKLSSAVNVRSFGHRNPLEEYKIDGCRFFISMLSATRRLTVEALLSYWSSPMESEEIFNTADQ
- the LOC125550857 gene encoding protein translocase subunit SECA2, chloroplastic isoform X2, which encodes MEFMASMSLVPLLHIYKHCKPFSVVTVNDYLAQRDAEWMGRVHRFLGLTVGLIQAGMKSDERRANYMCDITYTNNSELGFDYLRDNLSRKKEQLVMRWPRPFHFSIVDEVDSVLIDEGRNPLLISGEDNREAARYPVAAKVADLLMEGAHYTVELKGNNIDLTEDGVTYAEMILGTNDLWDENDPWARFVTNALKAKEFYRRDVQYIVRNGKALIINELTGRVEPKRRWSDGIHQAVEAKEGLKIQADSVIVAQITYQSLFKLYPKLSGMTGTAKTEEKEFLKMFKMPVIEVPTNLPNIRVDLPIQAFATLRGKWQYVREEVESMFQLGRPVLVGTTSVESSEYLSDLLKSRNIPHNVLNARPKYAAREAEIIAQAGRKHAITISTNMAGRGTDIILGGNPKMLAKEIVEDNVLPFLSHDTPDVETEGESTSHKGLSKIKLGPSSLALLAKAAIMAKYVHKSESNEWSFQKAKSTIMESIEMSNTIGLEKLQECVAEVTEMYPLCDAIALAYATVLKDCEIHCFDEGAEVKTLGGLHVIGTSLHESRRIDNQLRGRAGRQGDPGSTRFMVSLQDEMFRKFNLDTEWAVRLISRITNGEDIAIESNAVVKQLLGLQINAEKYYFGIRKNLVEFDEVLEVQRKHIYSLRQVILSGDSESCSEQIFQYMQAVVDEIILGNVDPQKPPKTWDLAKLLDEFASLGGNLLTETFKETQEEDLQSSLEQILRYGSVEVDNFVLPNMPVPPNSFRGIRKKTSSAMRWFAMCVDDTTKKGRYTNIINLLRKYFGDFLIATYLEVLQESRYHDAYIRGIEREALLKTLDMLWKDHLVNMNKLSSAVNVRSFGHRNPLEEYKIDGCRFFISMLSATRRLTVEALLSYWSSPMESEEIFNTADQ